Below is a window of Natranaerobius trueperi DNA.
ACGGATATGAAAATGGTTATGAGACATTTGAAATAATGCCTGATCCTGATAAGGTTATGGACCTGACTTTAGAAGAGTTTGAAGAACAACATATGCCTGAAGTTGATGATTCCATTGTAGATAGCTTAATTAATAATTTAAAAACCGATATGGAGTTATTATTAGTAATTGATGCACAGAAAGAAAAAATTGTGTTTAGTGATATAGATGTGACTCAAACTTTTGATATGGAAAGTATAGCAGAAGAAACTGATGAAAGAGAAATGACTCAACTTGGGTCAGTATTAGAAACAGAAATTAGATTAGAACAAACTTATTATGATTACAATGAATCTATGGAGTTACCTGAATTATAATGATAATTCTGGTAACTATTGATTTCTCGTAAAAGAAAAAGGATATAGATAAATTCGGAGGTGAGCTAATTGAATGTAAAAGAAAAAGCTGTAATAATGGATCAAGATAAGATAAGGCGAACTTTAACAAGGATTTCCCATGAAATTATTGAAAAAAACAAGGGGACTAGTGATCTAGCTTTAATCGGTATTAAAACGAGAGGTGTACCCCTCGCAGAGCGCTTAAAAGAATCAATTGAAAAAATTGAGGGAGACAAGGTGCCAACTGCTAACTTAGATATTACTCTTTACAGAGATGATCTTTCAACAGTAGCTGATCAACCTGTAGTTAATAACAATGAAATACCATTTTCAATAGAAGATAAGAAAGTAATTTTAGTAGATGATGTGTTATATACCGGAAGAACTGCAAGAGCGGCTTTAGATGCCCTTGTAGACATTGGACGCCCTAAAAGTATACAGTTAGCAGTAATGGTTGATCGGGGTCACCGTGAACTACCTATTAGAGCAGATTATATAGGTAAAAACTTACCTACCTCTAAGACCGAGATAGTATCAGTGAGAATTGATGAGATTGATAAAGAAGATAAGGTAGTCATAGAGGAAATTTTAGATTAAAACCAGGTAAAAGCGCCTGGTTTTCTATTATATTATAACTAAATAGTTAATTGGAGGAAATTAAAAATGAAACTTATTAAAAAGGATTATTGGAAATCATTAATTAATATGGCTGTTATTAAGTTTCTGATTCTTAGAACTTTAAAAACAAACCCATTACATGGTTATGGTATATTAAATGAAATAAAACAGTTTACAGAAGGATGTTGTACACCGACTTATGGATCAGTTTATCCGATATTAAAAGAACTATGTGAAGAGGGTTATGCAGAAGTTAAAACTTCTGTTGTTAATAATAGAGAACGAAAAGTATATTATTTAACTGAATTAGGAGAAACAGCATACTATCAAGCAAAGGAAGCTTGGGATGATATATTACCTTTTCTTGATCGAATAATAAAAGAAGATTCTAGCTTATAAATACATAGGTTTTTTATTAATTGACACTTATAGATAATTTTGCCATAATATATAGTGGGTCAATATATTGAGGGTAAATATAAACTGAAAGGAGAGAGAATATGAGCAAAATAAAGAGCTTACTTAGTAATCTTTTGAGCAGCGGAAAGAAAGAAGGGTGTTGTGGAGTTAGGATTGAGTCAGATGAATCACAACAAGTAAATAACGATGAAAAAGAAGAGGCAGAAAACCAGTAAAGAGTTTGAAAGGGGTAACTTACATGTTTGATACTGAATATTTAATTGAAGTAGCTGATTTTTTTGCTTATCTATTAGGAGAACTTATATTACTCTTTGTTGTAATTAGTTTTTTAGTAGGTTTATTACAGGAATACGTAAATCCAGATAAAATAAAAAATTACTTAGATAATAAACGATTAGGTATTTTTGGTAATATAATAGGGGCGTTTTTCGGATCATTAACACCTTTTTGTACTTGTTCAACTATACCAATTACATTAGGTTTATTAAAAAGTGGAGTTCCCTTTGGAATCACAATGAGTTTTTTCTTTGCATCACCACTTTTAAATCCAATTGTTATATTCCTGATGTTAGCATTATTTGGTGTAGAAATAACAGTAGTTTATTGGGTTATTTTATTTCCTCTATCAGTTATAATAGGAATGTTTTTAGAAAAGTTTGGATTTGAAAAAGAGCTTAAACAAGTTAAAGTAGTTAAAGACTGTGAGGGAAGTGAAGCAGCTGACTTAGAAGGCTCTTTTTTTGAGCGAATACTTCCAAGACTTAAAAATGCTAGTTATTTTGCTGGTAGCCTATTTAGGCAAGTTTTTGTTTTTTTAATATTAGGAGCTAGCGTCGGTGCCTTTATTTATGGTTTTGTGCCACAAGAGTTAATAG
It encodes the following:
- the pyrR gene encoding bifunctional pyr operon transcriptional regulator/uracil phosphoribosyltransferase PyrR; this encodes MNVKEKAVIMDQDKIRRTLTRISHEIIEKNKGTSDLALIGIKTRGVPLAERLKESIEKIEGDKVPTANLDITLYRDDLSTVADQPVVNNNEIPFSIEDKKVILVDDVLYTGRTARAALDALVDIGRPKSIQLAVMVDRGHRELPIRADYIGKNLPTSKTEIVSVRIDEIDKEDKVVIEEILD
- a CDS encoding PadR family transcriptional regulator, translated to MKLIKKDYWKSLINMAVIKFLILRTLKTNPLHGYGILNEIKQFTEGCCTPTYGSVYPILKELCEEGYAEVKTSVVNNRERKVYYLTELGETAYYQAKEAWDDILPFLDRIIKEDSSL
- a CDS encoding permease; translated protein: MFDTEYLIEVADFFAYLLGELILLFVVISFLVGLLQEYVNPDKIKNYLDNKRLGIFGNIIGAFFGSLTPFCTCSTIPITLGLLKSGVPFGITMSFFFASPLLNPIVIFLMLALFGVEITVVYWVILFPLSVIIGMFLEKFGFEKELKQVKVVKDCEGSEAADLEGSFFERILPRLKNASYFAGSLFRQVFVFLILGASVGAFIYGFVPQELIVNIAGPDNLLSIPIASIIGIPMYVREATILPISSVLIDHGMNVGAVIALVIGGTGASLPELTMLNSIFKKKLLITYIITVIVVAIFAGYLFNILLYIGM